One part of the Vicia villosa cultivar HV-30 ecotype Madison, WI linkage group LG6, Vvil1.0, whole genome shotgun sequence genome encodes these proteins:
- the LOC131610025 gene encoding protein EARLY RESPONSIVE TO DEHYDRATION 15-like yields MALVSGGRSTLNPNAPLYIPAAFRQVEDFSPEWWQLVTTLTWYHDYWLNQQHDDEGFYADEDEFDGNDVVDLLPDAFDLDVDDDDLSIEAQLEEFIKSSEAQEEAYAKKFTG; encoded by the coding sequence ATGGCATTAGTTTCTGGAGGAAGATCAACCCTAAACCCCAATGCACCTCTTTACATTCCGGCTGCTTTTCGTCAAGTGGAGGATTTTTCTCCGGAATGGTGGCAGCTGGTGACAACACTGACATGGTACCATGACTACTGGCTTAACCAGCAGCATGATGATGAAGGATTCTACGCCGATGAAGATGAATTTGATGGAAATGATGTGGTTGATTTGCTTCCTGATGCATTTGATCTTGATGTGGATGATGATGATCTTTCTATTGAAGCTCAGCTTGAAGAGTTTATCAAGTCTTCTGAAGCTCAAGAAGAAGCTTATGCAAAGAAATTTACTGGATGA